Proteins found in one Candidatus Aminicenantes bacterium genomic segment:
- a CDS encoding bifunctional acyl-ACP--phospholipid O-acyltransferase/long-chain-fatty-acid--ACP ligase, translated as MDTLHRDFVRTAKRLAKKTAIMDRTLDRSFTYSKTLIAALILVRKLRRYRDGYIGLMIPNSAGSFLATLGVVMAGKVPVMINYSTGAAENAEYAQNKCGFRTIITSRALLEKIGCRIVNGMVFVEDILAGVSVADKLRAAAQAALPLPLLLRSIHAGELDDNAVILFTSGSEKDPKAVQLTHRNFQSNIEGSLDHLELTEEDRVLSILPLFHVFGHNTNFWLPLVTGCTAVTYANPLDYEVVCRIVREEKITVMLGTPIFFSGYLRKSQPGDFSSVRLAVAGADKTPEQLYKGFLEKHNLQILEGYGCTETSPVISVNTPNHIKPGSIGKPLSNVEVRIRDIDTGEDLSPGNEGKIVVRGDLVMKGYFDDIEETALRIRGGWYDTGDMGMLDEEGFLWHRGRLKRFVKIGGEMVSLVRTESVLSQFLPEDVDCCVVEVADSVKGARIVAAVTAPVNGRKILKAMARELPNIALPRRFAVMRELPKMGSGKADFRAVQVEMRRKTDDRRRDSEQ; from the coding sequence ATGGATACGCTGCATAGAGATTTCGTGCGCACGGCCAAACGCCTGGCTAAAAAGACGGCCATTATGGATCGCACCCTGGATCGCAGTTTTACCTATTCCAAAACGTTGATTGCGGCCCTGATTCTGGTACGCAAGCTCCGCAGATACCGGGACGGGTATATCGGATTGATGATCCCCAACTCAGCCGGGTCGTTTCTGGCCACCCTGGGAGTGGTGATGGCGGGCAAAGTGCCGGTCATGATCAACTATTCCACCGGAGCCGCGGAAAACGCCGAGTACGCGCAAAACAAATGTGGTTTCCGCACGATTATCACGTCCCGTGCGTTGCTGGAAAAGATCGGTTGCCGCATTGTCAATGGCATGGTGTTTGTCGAAGATATTCTGGCGGGGGTATCCGTTGCCGATAAACTCCGCGCCGCGGCGCAGGCGGCGCTGCCGCTGCCGCTGCTTCTGCGGTCGATTCACGCCGGGGAGTTGGACGACAACGCGGTGATCCTGTTTACCAGCGGCAGTGAGAAAGACCCCAAGGCGGTGCAACTGACGCACCGCAATTTCCAGTCCAATATCGAGGGCTCGCTGGATCACCTGGAGTTGACCGAAGAGGACCGCGTCCTCAGCATTCTTCCCCTTTTCCACGTTTTCGGTCACAACACGAATTTCTGGCTGCCCCTGGTCACCGGGTGCACGGCGGTCACTTACGCCAACCCCCTGGATTACGAAGTGGTGTGTCGCATCGTGCGTGAAGAAAAGATCACGGTCATGCTGGGAACCCCGATTTTCTTCAGCGGATATCTGCGAAAATCCCAGCCCGGTGATTTTTCCAGTGTGCGCCTGGCTGTCGCCGGCGCGGACAAAACTCCGGAGCAACTTTACAAGGGATTTTTGGAAAAACACAATCTGCAGATCCTGGAGGGATACGGCTGCACGGAAACCAGCCCGGTGATTTCGGTCAACACCCCCAACCACATCAAGCCCGGCAGTATCGGGAAACCCCTGTCCAATGTGGAAGTGCGGATCCGGGATATCGACACCGGTGAGGACCTGTCTCCCGGCAATGAAGGGAAGATCGTGGTGCGCGGTGATCTGGTGATGAAAGGCTACTTTGATGATATTGAAGAGACGGCCCTGCGGATCCGCGGTGGATGGTACGATACGGGTGACATGGGCATGCTGGACGAAGAGGGCTTTCTCTGGCATCGCGGCCGCCTCAAACGTTTTGTGAAAATCGGGGGGGAAATGGTCTCTCTTGTGCGCACTGAGAGCGTGCTCAGCCAATTTCTTCCTGAAGACGTGGACTGTTGCGTGGTGGAGGTTGCGGATTCCGTTAAAGGTGCCCGCATTGTTGCCGCAGTAACGGCACCCGTCAATGGAAGAAAGATTTTGAAAGCCATGGCCAGGGAATTGCCCAACATCGCATTGCCGCGACGATTTGCAGTAATGCGGGAGTTGCCCAAGATGGGGAGCGGTAAAGCGGATTTCCGTGCCGTTCAAGTGGAAATGCGCCGCAAAACGGATGATCGGAGACGCGATTCAGAACAGTAG